One genomic window of Prochlorococcus sp. MIT 0801 includes the following:
- a CDS encoding DUF4214 domain-containing protein, with translation MTLSGVTASGSKYTVSVINRPANLNVSESLLALNGEAAIKYIGEYLKWQGTLDIGIEFDINNTVKNWEETGNAYACHGGHVFDSKSGEYRTAAYVEATTGIDTTASNGREIDAGTWISSWVTDVLWKGYGDETAYIVDDYSYSLDAVEENPTISNSGEMNFFAVMVHEIFHGLGFWAINNPTFSPFDFDIIGDNGYVTGTNINKVLGTSMPWNLTQAHHALGDSKHNLMYERKSGAKYQITNLDLAVLADYGWEIYKWAEKFVRLSANNNVVSTGADEGESITINIDTDHIVGGATYNYSISGISDSDLSSGSTNGSVTVDSDGDTTITFGLKSDALTEGIENLIFSIDEESITIPINDTSLTNQTPSNISLSSSSFNEHIAAASTVATLSTTDADSSDTHTYSLVTGSGDTDNDSFTIDGSSLKIKASPDYETKSSYNIRLQTTDSSGETYAKTFTLSVNDIDEFTATISGTSSTDSLQSTSGNDSIDGLGGTDTVTYTASFSNYSFTRGTDTLQIADQRTTGTTDGTDTLKNIEYIQFTDQTVEESKVDVVKTYSGNFSDYKFYNKGNGKYEIKTDSGYDDITGYPLLTFTGEATTSSFRDVSAIVDIKGTFDQVTGLDTDDAKMFRLYNASFKRLPDPDGLKYWIGKYSSGENDSRAVASSFLVSAEFKERYGENVSNAKYVETLYTNVLGRDYDQDGYNYWLGNLNAGTETRYELLLGFAEAAENKALFTEMTGFG, from the coding sequence ATGACTCTGAGTGGTGTTACTGCATCTGGAAGCAAATATACAGTCTCAGTTATCAATCGACCTGCAAATTTAAACGTAAGCGAATCCCTTTTAGCCCTAAATGGTGAAGCTGCAATTAAATATATTGGAGAATATCTCAAATGGCAGGGAACACTAGATATTGGTATTGAATTTGATATCAACAATACAGTTAAGAATTGGGAGGAAACTGGCAATGCATATGCCTGTCATGGAGGACATGTATTCGATAGTAAATCAGGAGAATACAGGACAGCTGCATATGTTGAAGCAACAACTGGTATAGATACAACAGCTAGTAATGGAAGGGAAATAGATGCGGGAACATGGATTTCAAGTTGGGTAACTGATGTTCTTTGGAAAGGATATGGAGATGAAACAGCATACATAGTTGATGACTATAGTTACTCTCTTGATGCAGTCGAGGAAAATCCAACAATATCTAATTCAGGAGAAATGAATTTCTTCGCCGTGATGGTTCATGAAATTTTTCATGGCTTAGGATTCTGGGCAATAAATAACCCTACCTTCTCTCCCTTTGATTTCGACATTATTGGTGACAATGGCTATGTCACTGGAACCAATATCAATAAGGTATTAGGCACTTCAATGCCTTGGAACCTGACCCAAGCACATCATGCATTAGGAGATTCAAAACATAATCTTATGTATGAAAGAAAATCGGGAGCGAAGTATCAAATAACAAATTTAGACCTAGCTGTTCTTGCAGACTATGGATGGGAAATCTACAAATGGGCTGAAAAATTTGTCAGATTATCTGCAAATAATAATGTCGTTTCAACTGGAGCCGATGAAGGCGAATCAATCACCATAAATATAGACACTGATCATATTGTTGGTGGGGCTACATATAATTATTCAATTTCTGGTATTTCAGATTCAGATTTAAGTTCTGGCTCAACAAATGGATCGGTCACAGTTGATTCAGATGGAGATACAACTATAACTTTTGGCTTAAAATCTGATGCACTCACTGAAGGAATAGAAAATTTAATTTTTTCTATTGATGAAGAAAGTATAACCATTCCAATCAATGACACCTCTTTAACTAATCAAACTCCATCTAATATCAGCCTCTCATCTTCTTCCTTTAATGAGCATATTGCTGCAGCTTCTACGGTCGCAACTCTCTCAACGACGGATGCTGATTCATCCGATACGCATACCTACTCCTTAGTAACTGGCTCAGGTGATACCGATAATGATTCATTCACCATTGATGGTTCATCTTTAAAAATCAAAGCTTCTCCTGATTACGAGACAAAATCTTCCTACAACATTCGCTTACAAACAACTGATAGTAGTGGTGAAACCTACGCCAAAACATTCACGCTTTCTGTTAATGATATCGATGAATTCACCGCAACCATTTCAGGAACATCCAGCACTGATAGTTTACAAAGTACGAGTGGTAACGATTCAATCGATGGGCTAGGTGGTACAGATACAGTTACTTATACCGCCAGCTTCTCCAACTATTCCTTTACCCGTGGCACAGACACCCTACAAATAGCCGATCAACGTACGACAGGTACAACCGATGGAACCGATACTCTTAAAAATATTGAATACATTCAATTTACTGATCAAACAGTAGAAGAATCAAAAGTAGACGTAGTTAAAACCTATAGCGGTAATTTTAGCGATTATAAGTTCTACAACAAAGGTAATGGTAAATATGAGATCAAAACTGATTCTGGCTATGACGATATCACTGGCTATCCTCTACTAACATTTACAGGAGAAGCAACAACTAGCTCCTTCCGTGATGTAAGTGCCATTGTTGATATCAAAGGGACATTTGACCAAGTCACTGGTTTAGACACAGACGATGCAAAGATGTTCCGTTTATATAACGCTTCTTTCAAACGCCTTCCAGATCCTGATGGGTTGAAGTATTGGATTGGTAAATATAGTTCTGGAGAGAATGATTCAAGAGCAGTTGCATCTTCTTTCTTAGTTTCTGCAGAATTTAAGGAGCGATACGGAGAGAACGTTTCTAATGCAAAGTATGTTGAGACTCTTTATACAAATGTCCTTGGTAGGGACTATGACCAAGATGGTTATAACTATTGGCTAGGTAATTTAAATGCAGGTACTGAAACAAGATATGAACTCCTTTTAGGCTTTGCAGAAGCAGCAGAAAACAAAGCACTCTTTACTGAGATGACTGGTTTTGGTTGA
- a CDS encoding phage major capsid protein → MTTKTVEIKRRFLPMDAQTERDNLTFSFSSEQPVERYFGEEVLDHDEESVDLTRLNTGAAPLLFNHDPNQVLGKVTKAWIEDKRGKATIKWATNPRALEIRKDVENNILENISVGYQVNQVEQDEEITRAISWQPVELSIVSIPADPSIGVNRSTSIPANQMTTTPVSNYEPINTSIPDEFARESDNFSIIQAAKGIASGRGLSGRELEINTELERVNGKRTQGFFVPSNGWSTRAYVAGTAASGGNLIATEHLADRFVDSLRNSLAVAELGATMLPSLVGNVDIPTRSGSASAYWIGADNSDSITESTGALGSIAMTPKTIGAYSKFSHLMDLQATPEIEGLVRSDFLAVIAEAIDLAAITGTGSSNQPRGILNTSGIGSVAGGTNGLAPTIDHLLELKKEISIDNADVSTAGYLTNTKVEAALSQLKDDQSNYLLNPYGASLGDSRISGRRLVVSNNVPSNLSKGTGSNLSAIIYGNFADLMIGMWGNLEILVDPYTDFAKGTTGIRALQSIDIAVRHPQSFAAMVDAIAT, encoded by the coding sequence ATGACTACAAAAACCGTTGAAATCAAAAGGAGATTTCTTCCCATGGATGCTCAAACAGAACGGGATAATCTCACTTTTTCATTTAGTAGTGAGCAACCAGTAGAAAGATATTTTGGAGAGGAAGTACTCGACCATGATGAGGAATCTGTTGATTTAACTCGTCTAAATACAGGTGCAGCTCCACTATTGTTCAACCATGATCCCAACCAAGTTTTGGGCAAAGTCACCAAAGCTTGGATCGAAGACAAGAGAGGCAAAGCCACTATTAAATGGGCGACTAATCCAAGAGCATTAGAGATTAGAAAAGATGTTGAAAATAATATTCTGGAAAATATTTCTGTTGGATATCAAGTCAATCAAGTAGAGCAAGACGAAGAAATAACAAGAGCTATTTCATGGCAACCAGTTGAGTTGAGCATCGTTTCAATCCCTGCTGATCCATCTATTGGCGTTAATCGTTCCACATCAATTCCTGCTAATCAAATGACAACAACTCCAGTTTCAAACTACGAACCAATCAACACATCTATTCCAGATGAGTTTGCAAGAGAATCAGATAATTTCTCTATTATTCAAGCTGCAAAAGGTATCGCATCTGGCAGAGGTTTATCTGGAAGAGAGTTAGAAATAAATACAGAACTTGAAAGAGTTAATGGCAAAAGAACTCAAGGCTTCTTCGTCCCTTCTAACGGTTGGTCTACAAGGGCTTATGTGGCTGGCACTGCTGCTTCTGGTGGCAATCTGATTGCGACTGAACATCTTGCAGATCGATTTGTAGATAGTCTCAGAAACAGCCTTGCTGTAGCTGAACTTGGAGCAACAATGCTTCCATCATTAGTGGGCAATGTCGATATTCCTACTCGTAGTGGATCAGCCAGTGCCTATTGGATTGGTGCAGACAATTCTGACTCAATTACTGAGTCAACTGGAGCTTTAGGCAGTATTGCAATGACACCCAAAACCATTGGTGCATATAGCAAATTCAGTCATTTAATGGATCTACAGGCAACACCAGAGATAGAGGGTTTAGTAAGAAGTGATTTCCTAGCTGTTATTGCAGAGGCAATTGATTTAGCTGCTATTACAGGAACAGGATCATCTAATCAACCTAGAGGAATTCTCAACACAAGTGGAATAGGTAGCGTTGCAGGTGGAACAAATGGTCTTGCACCAACAATTGATCATTTACTTGAGCTAAAAAAAGAAATCTCTATTGATAACGCTGATGTCTCAACGGCTGGCTATTTAACTAATACCAAAGTTGAAGCAGCACTATCACAACTTAAAGACGATCAAAGTAATTATCTATTAAATCCTTATGGTGCATCTTTAGGTGATTCAAGGATCAGCGGTAGACGTTTAGTTGTTAGCAACAATGTTCCAAGCAACTTATCTAAAGGCACTGGATCAAATTTAAGTGCAATTATTTATGGAAACTTTGCAGACTTAATGATTGGAATGTGGGGTAACTTAGAAATTCTTGTTGATCCATATACAGACTTTGCAAAAGGAACAACAGGTATTAGAGCCTTACAATCAATCGATATAGCTGTTAGGCACCCTCAATCATTTGCTGCAATGGTTGACGCCATTGCTACCTAA
- a CDS encoding VapE domain-containing protein: MIEEIQVFGQEESEIFPDPNRPTYSTNPIVGWMWGWISLGKRRKLHAGDFCTLLNKHFGARLAWNELSMEPELDGQRIEPVFSDKLSTHLSDRGFKITSEAAVDAFIVACQKNPYHPIKKYLLDLLANNHLFEADINTLAEEYLAIDKNHKSKSLYNRMLANCLVGAVSRVFKPGIKFDTALILQGPQGLNKSACFKTLVGEDWFSDTTIGEGKDAYLQLHRGWVHEIQELDHLTNKKDAGSLKGLLSSSSDTFRVPYGRNVQLFPRPSILVGTCNRLDFLVDPTGNRRFNIISLPNQKINLEKIEQDRDRIWKAAHLAYLNGYKCYLSPEEHAQSELNNSDFEAEHPFYSSLYEWVNKQGSDGFSAETALHLSGCRDRGRITAHDCKEAGNALRELGFVQDKNQKRINGVKQPRLWRKSASEASVDLASSEAG; encoded by the coding sequence ATGATTGAAGAAATTCAAGTCTTTGGACAAGAAGAGTCAGAGATTTTCCCTGACCCAAATAGACCAACATATTCAACTAATCCAATTGTTGGTTGGATGTGGGGTTGGATATCTTTGGGAAAAAGAAGAAAGTTACACGCTGGTGATTTTTGTACTCTTCTCAATAAGCACTTTGGAGCGAGGCTGGCATGGAATGAATTATCAATGGAGCCAGAACTTGATGGACAGAGAATAGAACCAGTATTCAGCGATAAATTATCAACACATCTGTCTGATCGTGGTTTTAAAATTACCAGTGAAGCCGCTGTCGATGCTTTTATTGTTGCCTGTCAAAAAAATCCATATCATCCAATAAAAAAATACCTTCTTGATTTATTAGCTAACAATCACCTATTTGAAGCGGACATTAATACTCTTGCTGAAGAGTATTTGGCAATAGATAAAAATCACAAAAGCAAATCTTTGTACAACAGAATGTTGGCCAATTGTTTGGTAGGAGCAGTTTCAAGAGTTTTTAAACCTGGAATTAAATTCGATACCGCACTGATACTTCAGGGTCCGCAAGGTCTTAACAAATCTGCTTGTTTTAAAACTCTTGTTGGTGAAGATTGGTTCTCTGATACCACTATTGGTGAGGGGAAGGATGCTTACCTGCAACTTCATCGAGGATGGGTTCATGAAATTCAAGAACTAGATCACCTCACCAATAAAAAAGATGCGGGTAGCTTAAAAGGCTTACTTAGTAGTTCCTCAGATACATTCAGAGTTCCATATGGAAGAAATGTTCAACTTTTCCCAAGGCCCAGCATCCTTGTAGGCACATGCAACCGATTGGATTTTCTCGTTGATCCAACTGGTAATAGACGATTCAATATCATCAGCCTTCCAAACCAAAAGATTAATCTTGAAAAAATAGAACAAGATCGTGATCGAATTTGGAAAGCTGCTCACCTCGCTTATCTAAATGGCTACAAGTGTTATCTGTCTCCTGAAGAACATGCTCAATCAGAGTTGAATAATAGTGACTTTGAAGCTGAGCATCCTTTTTATTCAAGCTTGTATGAGTGGGTAAATAAGCAAGGATCAGATGGATTCTCTGCAGAAACAGCTCTCCACTTAAGTGGTTGCAGAGATCGTGGTCGTATAACAGCTCACGATTGTAAGGAAGCTGGTAACGCTCTAAGAGAATTAGGTTTCGTCCAAGATAAAAATCAAAAACGAATTAATGGAGTCAAGCAACCAAGACTATGGAGAAAGTCTGCCTCAGAAGCCTCAGTAGATTTGGCTTCTTCCGAGGCGGGGTAA
- a CDS encoding prepilin-type N-terminal cleavage/methylation domain-containing protein yields MVLKNHLKEEGFSLIELVVVVSVLAVLSAIAIPTFSCFQRKAQATAALAAMKQIQTECEINRIDTGNAGTFTSSNLNSYQIQSDGSNSCSGNQSNGLISATPSNSSVFPSFILEASTNLLSYSFKGLSGINFNACLNAICGSSDDQSLEGLIIKNADVIMPDSLSKRGCSAYVLIKGSSWTEANDNAQKLGGFLTTPNNTDENQYLIDTYTDKLSSPDPNWGDGLRAGAWIGLSSDSEGDFNWANGNDLDEDFESPYGAGQGGWNNQYHQSGQAGGFHLLMKDPSGHAERHGGLNGWWQEPVNPKEYYGLEDDAYWPYNWGIAEVPICN; encoded by the coding sequence ATGGTTTTAAAGAATCACTTAAAAGAAGAAGGATTCTCTTTGATTGAACTAGTAGTTGTTGTTTCTGTACTGGCAGTCCTATCTGCGATTGCAATCCCCACGTTTAGCTGCTTCCAGAGAAAAGCTCAGGCGACTGCTGCATTGGCAGCAATGAAACAAATTCAAACTGAATGTGAAATTAATAGAATTGATACGGGTAACGCAGGTACATTTACTTCAAGCAATTTAAATTCTTATCAAATCCAATCTGATGGTTCAAATAGTTGTAGTGGTAATCAATCAAATGGATTAATTAGCGCTACCCCAAGCAATTCATCGGTTTTTCCTTCATTTATTCTTGAGGCTAGTACAAATCTTTTGTCATATTCATTTAAAGGGTTAAGTGGAATAAACTTTAATGCTTGTTTAAATGCAATTTGTGGTTCTTCTGATGACCAGTCTCTTGAAGGATTGATAATCAAAAATGCTGATGTCATAATGCCCGACTCTTTATCTAAAAGAGGGTGTTCGGCTTATGTTTTAATCAAAGGTTCATCATGGACCGAGGCTAATGATAACGCCCAGAAATTAGGTGGCTTTTTAACGACTCCAAATAACACAGATGAGAATCAGTATTTAATAGATACTTATACAGATAAGTTGTCTTCGCCTGATCCTAACTGGGGAGATGGACTTCGTGCAGGAGCTTGGATTGGATTGAGTTCAGATTCTGAAGGTGATTTTAATTGGGCTAATGGTAATGATTTAGATGAAGATTTTGAATCCCCCTATGGGGCAGGGCAAGGTGGCTGGAATAATCAATATCATCAGAGTGGACAAGCAGGAGGTTTCCATTTGTTAATGAAGGATCCCTCTGGTCATGCAGAAAGACATGGGGGATTAAATGGATGGTGGCAAGAACCAGTCAACCCTAAAGAATATTATGGATTAGAAGATGATGCTTATTGGCCTTACAATTGGGGTATTGCAGAAGTCCCTATATGTAATTGA
- a CDS encoding prepilin-type N-terminal cleavage/methylation domain-containing protein: MIMKNESEKGFSLIELVIVVSVLSVLSAIAVPTFNCFQRKSKATAALAAIKQIQTECEINKADTGIEGTFTSSNLNSYQIQSDGTSSNSCGGVSETGLISAIPNDTNLLPTFILAINNSQLTYSFKGETGTDFSKCLSMICFNGNAGSTTEFQTELESYEFVQKDTFFKRNNSCYVLVDGPKWSDAQANAVAIGGNLVTINDEAEDRWIAETYLEIGQNIPQDSWGVRNIHIGLTRSGDTGEKLQNAAGHSDGWVSGESSSYRPGFWGIGEGMDWDGNFSSLVIQQNGDITWNDFPATRHDGQGMVELACN, from the coding sequence ATGATTATGAAAAATGAATCAGAAAAAGGCTTTTCATTAATTGAGCTAGTAATTGTAGTTTCTGTGCTTTCTGTATTATCTGCAATTGCAGTACCTACTTTCAATTGTTTTCAGCGTAAGTCAAAAGCAACTGCTGCTTTAGCAGCGATTAAACAAATTCAAACTGAGTGTGAAATTAATAAAGCTGATACGGGTATCGAAGGTACGTTTACTTCAAGCAATTTAAATTCTTATCAGATTCAATCAGATGGAACTAGCAGTAACAGTTGCGGAGGTGTCTCGGAAACCGGACTGATTAGTGCAATACCAAACGATACAAACTTATTACCTACTTTCATATTGGCTATTAACAATAGTCAACTAACATATAGCTTTAAAGGGGAGACAGGAACTGATTTCTCGAAATGTTTAAGTATGATTTGTTTTAATGGAAATGCTGGGAGTACAACGGAATTTCAGACTGAATTAGAATCCTATGAATTTGTACAAAAAGACACTTTTTTCAAGAGAAATAATTCATGCTATGTCTTAGTTGACGGACCAAAGTGGAGTGATGCTCAGGCGAATGCAGTAGCAATTGGAGGTAATTTGGTCACAATTAATGATGAGGCAGAGGATAGATGGATAGCTGAAACCTATCTAGAGATTGGGCAAAATATCCCACAGGATTCATGGGGGGTTAGAAATATACATATTGGTCTCACAAGAAGCGGTGATACAGGCGAGAAGCTTCAAAATGCTGCAGGTCATTCAGACGGTTGGGTCTCAGGGGAAAGTTCTTCTTATCGCCCTGGCTTCTGGGGCATAGGTGAAGGAATGGACTGGGATGGTAATTTCAGCTCACTTGTAATACAACAAAACGGAGACATCACATGGAATGACTTCCCTGCTACAAGACATGATGGACAAGGAATGGTAGAGCTAGCATGTAATTAA
- a CDS encoding SulP family inorganic anion transporter has product MVKERIVSPSRDVIAGLVVAFAMIPEAIAFSGIAGVDPRVGLFGAFLLSVTLAIFGGRMAMITSVTGSTALLMTGIVQQGENISPGLGLQYLLAAGLLTGVLQIAWGYLRLAHQMRFVPQPVMDGFVNGLAILIFLAQLPHLGIDLAHSEKVVAAVQVPAVWGLTILTLLIIYLLPKFTKLLPSALVAIFICTAISILFKLNVPTVSNLGILPNGLPSFGIPKVPFNFETLGLILPTALAISLVGLMETFLTQDILDDMTDKSTNKNVEARGQGMGNIVSSLFGGMAGCALVGQSVMNVGYGGRTRLSTLSSGVCLIAMILAAKDWVNQIPMATLVGVMIMIAINTANWISIKDIRRIPRSDSSVMILTVFVTVITHNLALGLLSGVGLAAILFSRKVAKVIKVESSLNGADHRIYKVSGQLFFVSSIYFRQGFELHEHPKKITIDMAEAHIWDQSGVTVLDQVIRRIKLGGSEVEVINLNDESLNLFSRIGQASEAGGRGGEFKSAH; this is encoded by the coding sequence ATGGTAAAGGAGAGAATCGTCTCTCCTTCCCGCGATGTTATTGCTGGTCTTGTTGTTGCATTCGCAATGATCCCAGAGGCGATAGCTTTTTCTGGTATTGCAGGCGTTGATCCAAGAGTTGGGCTGTTTGGTGCTTTTTTGCTTTCTGTCACCCTTGCAATTTTTGGGGGCAGAATGGCCATGATTACCTCAGTGACTGGTTCAACTGCTCTTTTGATGACCGGGATTGTTCAACAGGGTGAAAATATTAGCCCTGGCCTTGGTCTGCAATATCTTTTGGCTGCTGGATTGCTTACGGGAGTTCTTCAGATTGCTTGGGGGTATTTAAGGCTTGCTCATCAGATGAGATTTGTACCTCAACCGGTTATGGATGGCTTTGTAAATGGTTTAGCAATATTGATCTTCCTTGCTCAATTGCCTCATTTAGGAATCGACCTAGCACATTCTGAGAAAGTTGTTGCTGCAGTCCAAGTACCTGCTGTTTGGGGCTTGACCATACTTACATTGTTAATTATCTATTTGCTACCTAAATTTACTAAGCTTTTGCCATCTGCATTGGTCGCGATTTTTATTTGTACAGCGATTTCAATTTTATTTAAATTAAATGTTCCAACTGTATCGAATTTAGGAATTCTCCCAAATGGATTGCCTAGCTTTGGTATTCCAAAAGTTCCATTTAATTTTGAAACACTTGGTTTGATACTTCCAACAGCACTAGCAATTTCTTTGGTTGGCCTTATGGAGACATTCCTGACTCAAGATATTCTTGATGATATGACTGATAAAAGTACTAATAAAAATGTTGAGGCTAGAGGGCAAGGTATGGGAAATATTGTTAGTTCGCTTTTTGGAGGGATGGCTGGATGCGCCTTGGTTGGACAATCGGTTATGAATGTGGGTTATGGGGGAAGAACTCGTCTTTCAACATTAAGCTCTGGCGTTTGTTTAATAGCGATGATTCTTGCGGCTAAGGATTGGGTAAATCAAATACCAATGGCAACATTGGTTGGGGTTATGATAATGATTGCTATAAATACTGCTAATTGGATATCAATTAAAGATATTCGCCGAATTCCTCGAAGCGATAGTTCAGTTATGATATTGACTGTATTCGTAACTGTTATTACACATAATTTAGCTCTTGGTCTTCTTTCCGGTGTTGGACTTGCAGCAATATTATTTAGTAGAAAGGTCGCAAAAGTTATTAAGGTTGAGTCTTCTTTGAATGGTGCAGATCACAGGATTTATAAAGTTTCAGGCCAATTATTTTTTGTTAGTAGCATTTACTTTAGACAAGGTTTTGAACTACATGAACATCCTAAAAAAATTACAATAGATATGGCAGAAGCCCATATTTGGGATCAAAGCGGCGTTACGGTTCTTGACCAAGTAATTAGAAGAATAAAATTAGGGGGGTCTGAGGTTGAAGTTATTAATTTAAATGATGAAAGCTTGAATTTATTTTCTCGAATAGGACAAGCATCAGAAGCTGGGGGAAGAGGTGGGGAATTTAAATCGGCACATTAA
- a CDS encoding DUF3303 domain-containing protein: MQLYIVTWKFESSEDQNYSSEAFVDYVESGKSEDLIDGYERITWAHTPQDGTGVIICRASSASILFKVFGSWRDKFGMIWEYKPALTTEEFVSLIKEK; the protein is encoded by the coding sequence ATGCAGCTGTATATAGTTACTTGGAAATTCGAATCTTCTGAGGATCAAAATTATTCATCGGAAGCATTTGTAGATTATGTTGAAAGTGGAAAATCTGAAGATCTTATTGATGGCTATGAGAGAATTACTTGGGCACACACGCCACAAGACGGAACAGGAGTAATCATTTGCAGAGCTTCAAGTGCATCAATTTTATTTAAGGTTTTTGGATCCTGGAGAGATAAATTTGGAATGATTTGGGAGTATAAGCCTGCTTTAACTACTGAAGAGTTTGTCAGTTTAATAAAAGAAAAATAG
- the trmFO gene encoding FADH(2)-oxidizing methylenetetrahydrofolate--tRNA-(uracil(54)-C(5))-methyltransferase TrmFO, producing the protein MKEYPSVTVIGAGLAGSEAAWQIASAGINVTLFEMRPKKKSPAHHSSEFAELVCSNSFGALSSDRAAGLLQEELRTLKSIVINKADKHSVPAGGALAVDRSQFSLSITNELSSHPLITIIRDECPFLPKAHQITVLATGPLTSELLAEDIKEFTGKKECHFFDAASPIITGESIDFSTAFRASRYDKGDADYVNCPLNEDSYLKFHSELIKAEQAELKNFEKESAQFFEGCLPIEQLAKRGIETMRYGPLKPIGLWDPRWGDVNDKSVRRLRRAHAVVQLRQEDKSGQLWNLVGFQTNLKWGEQKRIFRMIPGLSKAEFIRFGVMHRNTFLESPKLIEPTLQFINRKTLFAAGQLTGTEGYAAAIAGGWLAGTNAALLAKGLDTITLPSSTMIGALTNFISNSQASLRVKNKKNFQPMPANFGLLPELHNRVHDKRERYKEYRDRALNQIKKVRETLLDKSSYPTTI; encoded by the coding sequence TTGAAAGAATATCCATCGGTAACGGTAATAGGCGCTGGTCTGGCAGGGTCAGAGGCAGCATGGCAAATAGCAAGCGCAGGAATAAATGTAACTCTCTTCGAAATGCGCCCAAAAAAGAAATCCCCAGCTCACCACTCATCAGAATTTGCAGAATTAGTTTGCAGTAATAGCTTTGGAGCGCTTAGTAGCGACAGAGCCGCAGGGCTTCTACAAGAAGAGTTAAGAACATTAAAGTCAATTGTTATCAACAAGGCTGATAAACACTCTGTTCCTGCAGGAGGGGCGCTTGCAGTCGATAGGAGTCAATTCAGTCTTTCCATAACAAATGAACTGTCTTCTCATCCCCTAATAACAATCATTAGAGATGAGTGTCCTTTTCTACCGAAGGCCCACCAAATAACAGTTTTAGCCACAGGTCCTTTAACAAGCGAGTTACTTGCAGAAGACATCAAAGAATTTACAGGTAAAAAAGAATGTCATTTTTTTGATGCTGCTAGTCCAATAATTACTGGGGAAAGTATTGATTTTTCAACAGCATTTCGGGCAAGTAGATACGACAAAGGCGATGCTGATTACGTTAATTGTCCGTTGAATGAAGATTCATATTTAAAGTTTCACTCTGAATTAATCAAAGCTGAACAAGCTGAATTAAAGAATTTTGAAAAAGAATCTGCTCAATTTTTTGAAGGTTGCCTTCCTATAGAGCAACTTGCAAAAAGGGGAATAGAGACTATGCGTTATGGGCCGTTAAAGCCGATAGGGCTTTGGGATCCAAGATGGGGTGATGTCAACGACAAAAGTGTCCGGAGGCTTAGGAGAGCCCATGCGGTCGTGCAACTAAGACAAGAAGACAAGTCTGGTCAATTATGGAATCTCGTTGGATTTCAAACAAATTTAAAATGGGGCGAGCAAAAACGTATATTCAGGATGATTCCTGGCTTATCAAAAGCAGAGTTTATTCGTTTTGGAGTTATGCATAGAAATACTTTCCTTGAATCTCCAAAGCTCATAGAACCAACGCTTCAGTTCATAAATAGAAAAACTTTGTTTGCTGCTGGACAACTCACTGGCACAGAAGGTTATGCTGCGGCTATTGCGGGAGGTTGGTTAGCTGGAACCAATGCAGCATTATTAGCAAAGGGATTAGATACGATTACTTTGCCATCGTCTACAATGATTGGAGCATTGACAAATTTTATAAGCAACAGTCAAGCAAGTTTACGAGTAAAAAATAAAAAAAACTTTCAACCAATGCCGGCTAATTTCGGATTACTGCCTGAACTCCATAACAGAGTTCACGACAAACGCGAAAGGTATAAAGAATACCGAGACAGAGCATTGAATCAAATAAAAAAGGTACGCGAAACTTTATTGGATAAAAGCTCTTACCCCACGACCATTTAA